The DNA segment ACTTCCCATCTTTTAGGATCTGGAGGCCACCAACTTGGTCGTCCTGGAAGAGGAGGatgacaccgccagcatcggtGTGGGCGCGAAGGCCGTTTACGAGGTCCAGGCGCGGGCATGGCGGATAGTGGCTCACCTTGGTGCCGAAGAAGGGCTGGTGCTCACCGTTTCCTGAAAATACTTTCTTGATGTAGCCATTCTCAAACCCCATATTCTCATCCATTACTTCCATCACTTTCTCAGCCAGCTTCCTCAGCTCTTCCCTGTACTCCTTCATGATCTCGCTGCATGAAGAGAGCAAACGTCAACAACTTTGGCGACAAACCATCATATTATGAGTAGCAAATCAAAGATCAACAATCCAATTCTTGCGCTGGGGCAGCTAGCTATTCAGCAGTGATTATAATTGACTTTCTAATGTTGTTCATTCGTTTATGTGGAACAGGGAATGGAACAAGCATCATTGGAGCTTCGTGAATGAAGTACCTGAACTCCGGAGGGTTGGACGGCCATTCGTTGTCGTCCTGGAGAAGGAAAACATCCTCCCAGTCCACGTTATCCAAGCGCTTAACATCGGCCGCTTCCCCTTCTTTTTCCACCAGTTTGTTCAACAGCTGCACTGGTTTGGATCCCTTGAAGCCCTTCGCTCTGAGCCGATAGCACTCCGAGCATACCTTCTTCACGCGATCCAGAAGCTCCACCGGAATCCCATGGTTCACCAGCTGCAAGCACATTAGATTACTTGGAATAAGTACCAGCATCATGTTCAGAAGAACCATGGacgggagaaaggaagaagatcgGGAACATGAAAGCACATCCTCCATGACAACAGACCTGAAAGAATCCCCATTCTTCACATCCATTGGCAATCTGTGCCAAAGTTTCggctctttgcttgcccttcaacTTTGAGAAATCAATGACTGGAATGGCCATTTCTAAcaaaagatttattttctgaGAAGACGGATGCGATGCTTTGGTTGAACTTTGCTTCTTGAGTTCGATGAAAAGAAATGGAGCTACTTGGGGCTTTTTATAGTGCAAAGATTGAGCTTCACTTCAGATCTTACGTACAAATCAAAGGAAGAAACGAGGAAGTATGCCAAGTGTTGTTGGTCAACCTTTCTTTTCCTTGGTTATTAGAAAGAGACAAAGAATTGTTTGTCAACCTTTCTTTTCCTTGGCAAAGACCACAAGTACTTATTAGAAAGAGACAAAGACCACAAGCACTTCCACACGGCAAACCATCCAAATCATCTTGATTCACTCGTGAAATAAATGGACAAAATGATGATATGGCCAGAACGTTCATCACGTTAACAAGGTGGCTTCGGCACGTACGAGACGATCATGGCAGGCTTCCAGGATGATTAATATCCAGCTCAGCTTGTACTGGTTTTGTCATTGGATTGCATCATTTGCAACGTGGGGCTGCTTGACTTGGTCAGAAGAATGTTCATCACGTTAATAAGGTGGCTTCGGCATGTACGAGACGATCATGGCAGGCTTCCAGAATGATCCATATCCAGCTCAGCTTGTACTGGTTTTGTTATTGGATTGCATCGTTTGCGACGTTTACGAAGAATTCCCAATTCGAATGAACTGCTCGATAAAATCGAGTAAAACAGGTTACTTTCCAATTAAGTCTTATATCAATATCTCATATTGAATGGATAGATAGAAGAGATGAAGCACACAGCAAAGACCACACATTGGCGAAGACCACACATTGAGAGATCACACATTGGCGAAGACCACACATTGAGAGatcacaatttgagttcttccttcaataggcgaaaaccaaccaGCTTTTACAACCAAGCAGTTAGAGAGTAGGACTGCTcagagcccatattcacttaagggagcccgacaagtcagaggacaaggtcgagtaagagaACGTTAcgactaaggaagctaaggagaacataatcggtgtaAATCCTACAACGCGATGgtaaaggccatgcatgggagttgcaatctatctttccattgaccaaagggagctgcttagagaacacagaggtgttaaagctATTGGGAAAATCAGgtagtcgaaaggggcgaggaagcaatgacgagtccagagggatttagctacccaaaatcaagcattagttagaatgaaggtggactcagaggagtgtcatatagatatatctactgataatgaagaaaagggatgcagatgtgaggcgacggatagtagggccttgGGCAAGGTAGCACCATGGTACtacaaaggcgggacttccgtgaaagttattgatcccttgctctcatggagggagagtgcttggtcctgAAAGGGGCCGAAGAGGTGGAGCATACAAAGGCAAACTTCAAGTAccaagataaggctgaagggcagaggctaaggaacttcgtaagaccggtgtcaacgagcttctcatcaagataaccgaaagtgaaggacttcgggtcatgcaagagtgcacgaccaaggaacgaagcaggcagtacgtggtgctatacctttactactcagtggagtaggcggccgggttgatggagaagatgatacaatcttagaggcgaccaaaactattaaagacttactccaagttggggtgaaaacttcctgcattccagaagttcgatggcattaagaaggtgaatcatattagctaactcaacgcaaggagtgcaaacacttcaagtgcttcagaagtgtgagcaaagagcaggcgaaggctagaaactagctcgatgcatggagtaccacctcgaggaggcgggcgaagtcaagtaaccattaccttctcaactcttaagagaatgagtgaaaccgagtaccccaattctcttatctatccagtagaggagctctacacaagttcaaagacccttcgaagataatagaagacaatagttgtcaaatcctcactaatggtgatcaATTCTATTGAAAGTAGACtacctgcttcatttcccaatgtaaTGCTAATCAAAAGTGGAAGTTACTTGGAAATAACAACTAAataaaagaagagtcgatggacattttgtggaggaataacccaaaactttgaaagtttacgaggcgatgctcgttaaaactccaacaaggaTCTAcctagttcaagtagcatgtgatatttgagagactagcacatagtaaggatggtcttttccttcatctggaggatccgcaggaaccaacagagatcaacataactcagccaaccccatactagagtcagagtcattggcgagttgaagcagcatggcggatcaaaggttcgactactctaaAACAGCAATGGAGAGcgactaggagccaagaggcacattgtagttggagcataagattgaagactcagcaaaggtgaggagttgcagtaTTGGCAAagacttcgacgaggatgtcgatggaataagtgggggagaatgtcacagacaaacttctaaacaggatgtttgatataattcttatgtatgtccgtatcttttggatgttcatgctttgcacagcatgtaaagggacgatcgaaggcttaatagtctcattatagttgggtttggtggccactttaggcttgtaaataaaggttgtatcatgtggacacttatgagagattttcgatctgtagaggaccattttgaccttttgttgtgcaattgttcagagcttctaaagtttgtttgtaatttgcattgtctatgaagtgtttttggaaatgtttgcttgtggatcccgagtgaggagtTTTTTCTAACCTgacttctcttttgtgggtcctaagggaccatgggaggctttagggaggctgacttttacgaacggacatgcaagggtaccaCACGACCTAGGCAAAACCAATTATGTCCATGACACACGGGTGCAGTGCCCGCAAGCGTCGCACTTGCGGGCGCTGTGTCACCTACAGGTGCCACCCTTGCAAGCAGGCTGCCTGCACACAGCTCACCCCTACGGGCAGGTCGCCCGCGGGCCCTATGCCTGCAGGTTGCACCCGTGGGTGGGGCACCCGTGGGCTGCCAACCCCCCGCCGGCTAGTTGGTGCAGACACACATCCTACTAGTGCGTTGGCGCTGTGCTACCTTCTTGCGGTTGCCGCCCTTATGGCTGCCGCTGTAGGAGGCTGTACACACGCAGAAGGCAGCAAGCTACCATCTGCGAGGGTagtaagggcaacaacagttatttctctttctcgcttttgcatcaatgatttttacatcaaaagcttttccaaaacataacacatgtagttcaaaactaatctttcatatgaacaacctagctctgataccactgtaagaaaatctaggggcgatatcacatgcgcagcggaagaatattaaaaacaaaatccttaATTTCTCAAAGATATGTTTTAGGAGagggtgttacctagggagatcgtatatcccagaaTTCATATAGATTtctaggaaagggtgaaggaagtcaagcgtcctccttgctagtcataggtgcccagcaagctaatcacgtgagtaatggcacgtgtgacttgacacataatctttttacttattatattttagtatttatcactttatattgactattgcatatatgcatttatatattgtgatgtcgttggatctgtacaatagaaattggatcgtaatgagatcatgataatgagactaattcacctttaaacatatatcctaaataatccctgtcataggttacttgagagggacatcgagataatcggatagactggtttactatatacccgtccatatgatggatgtagttggtctcatagctgcctcctctctagcggtgatccacacagtaaggctgtgatgatgctcctcaaaactataAGCTTGTTATCTAagaaggagagggggaggagaataggagaggtaacccaAAGAAGCTCTAGCCTTTgaatcattggttccctcctatttatagagttcttctgtaaatttaaccataatggatcctgtattattgggtattgaatctccatccaactacccaagcctcttagattagtggatctctatccaataatctctcattgactcttattgtatctcattcataggatccaataattcatgagcttattggatatcaaataagatagaggctccgacggatatctcatattcgaacatctacccatcgcaacgcctaccatatatataccctttaggcccaatatcgagctggtcaagagtcatacctgtcagaactccttctaggatagtgaattattatcttcataataattcacttgactcatcgactatagacatactaggccactacgttggaGTCCCCAAACGAAATAGGAGAATCAAATACATTGGATTTGTCTCTCCTCcgttactatatacctatagccccttatctatctaatatcccagtgactatataccgggcatggtactatcagacaCACACGGTTttcactcgagtctcgctctaatcggattctcttggagaactgtttctctctcaatccgaatgaccctagctagggatttgcctaagcaagtacacataggatattcctctcatgacacctagagtggatgatcctctatcaatactcaatagtcctcgtaaggttggctaccactcccgatgaccggttgtgctagatctggaacctccaaacctttaagtccaatatcaaagaatgaagtactcatataggacatccttggtatctcaagtctaaggaccagatacaccactaggactatggaatcgttgtctaataataaggcatcatcaaccatctagcatttcgtaagcggctcAATTAGTAAacccattcttcaatgagcacctatactatatctctagtgtccccacacgagcaactatgagactagttgcatccatcatatggatgggtatacagcacaccagtctgtccggttatctcgatgtccctctcgagtaacctatgaccgggattatttaggatctatgtttaaaggtgaatcggtctcattattgtgatctcatcacgatctgattcccattgcacagatccatagacattataatatattcaagcaacaagcaatataaagtgataaaatgtcaaataataataagcaaaaagactacgtgacaAGTCACACcggtcatcactcaagtgattggcttgcagggcacctatgactagcaaatgcaacctgagagattcgtgttCAAGTAgtatccagataaggtgtgcatgttgcttaagtccatttataaactaaagtaagcttcccaaagttggaacaaaagatttgataaggcgattagatcttatgacttcgttaagaataaagatgagccttaCGTGTATAAaatggtaagtgggagcactatcaccttcttggtgttatttgTGAATGACATCATAATCATTGGGAATACTCTCAAcattaaatgcttggttatctagacacttctacaTGGAAGACTTAAggcgaagcatcctatattttagggatttggatctatagagataaatttaagaggatgcttagcttatctCAATCCCAGTGCatagacatcattatcaaaaggttgatatgaaatatttcaagagatgtcttatATTAATGAGACATGGAATTTTACTTTCTCATAGTATATGTTCACCTTGAATGGGGAGCTGgaatagttccaagcaagatactactattgacttgacCATGGAGGCAAAATATATTACTACgacaaaaacaacaaaagagggGGTCTGGATAAAGAAATTCATTAAATATTTAAGAGTCGTATTGAATAGCATAGAACTGATtcctatatattatgataataatggGGCGATCTCCCAAGCGAAGGAATCCAGGTCTCATCAAAAGCattttgaggaggttctagcttattagagagattgtggCCCATGAAGGTATAACAATAGAAAGAGTTTCTTCCAAAGATAATATTGTAAATCCACTAACGAAGCCATTGTCTTAGATTATATTTGAGCATCACAAAGGTTTGAttgggatcagacacatatgtgattggctttaggtcaagtgggagatagtTAGTTGtaggtgccttacaagccaatcacgtaagtgatggcacctgTGACACGTTGCGACGATatctttgcttattattactgatattttacatatattatctagatgtatattgtgatatccttggatctatgcaatgggaatcggattgtgatgagatcatgataatgatactgattcaactttaaacacaaatcctaaatcatcccgatcataggttactcgagaaggacatcgagagaaCCAAATAGACCGGTgcattgtatactcatccatatgatggatccgcttacggaatgcttgatggttaatgatacctaatgtcagacaatgattctgtagtcctagttgtatgtctagtccttagacttgagacactaaagatatcttgtatgagttccATTCTTTAACGTCTTATTTATAAGTTTGAAATTTTCAAATATGGTATAAACAATTCTAGGGAatgacagtcaaccttacgaaggcaattgagtatcaatagaggatcatccactcttggtatcacgagagaaatatctcatgtgtgctTGCTCAAACAAAATCTCTAGCTAGAGtcgttcagattgagagagaatgagttctacaagagaatccgattagagcgagactctgaTAGGATTTTGTATGGGCCTAACATTACTGTATCCTATATACGttatctaggatattagatggatgagggactatagacacATGGTAACTGTGGATAGATAAGTTCACcatattagattcccctataccatttggggactatgacgtagtgatcTAGTATAACCATAGTCGATGAATCgataaattattatagagataataatttactatatcagaagaagttctgaccggatcgactcatggccagctcggtatcggacctagagggtcacatatatatgatggATGTCACAACGAGTAGAAGTATGGATATAAGATATTCATAGAGCCCTTAGtttagatcctatggataagatctaattacataattggatagagatctaattgaATTGAGATCTAAcgaggataggatccattaaggatCAAGCTAATTGCaccactataaataggaggaacctcatggttcataggctagaactgTTGGTGgtcgcctctcctattctctttagccctcctctcctcctccttggttCTAGTAGCCTTGCGGTGCACGTGGAGAAGGAGATCCAACAACGatctgaggagcatcgtcactgcatttgttgtatggatcaccactagagtggAGTATACGAGTTCTCCTTCATTCACTAGATTCGTCGAATCTGGAAAtttcggggatatacgatctccctaagtaacacttcTAACATGATATATGCGTTTTTTTTGTTTTACAATTTTCTCATGCACCATTCATCGTATAATGACCAAGTACTTAACTTTGGGAAatctagttttgtttttgtttttcgttGTGGATTAGATGCCAACCCTTGATTTTCCAATAGTACGAAGGTTTTCTCTTAagcttgttaaaaggagaaaagctataaaaaggaTAATTGATCTTCATCCATTAGAAAAAacatcgatagtgaaagccgatagtctcgaaggaagaggaatcgagagtgacaGTTAGTCGAAaaaattgaaccactataaatcgatttgttttccttctcttatttttgATTTGTTATTGATTACTTATTTGCATTACTTACAACTCTCATTTTTGGTTAATCATATTTCTAGTATGGATTTATCAATTGAACTTCAAAATCGATTAAAATTTCCTATAGCACTAATTCAACTCACTGCCATTGAACATGTAATTATATCTTTGTATTAGATTTCAATAAAATCTTAAATTGTCTTACTTGAAATCAATAGAAAAAattaagggctttagaaggtacaCCATCTCTACAAAGGACTATGATATcccaaatttaaaaattttaattttttccgtATATAGATACTAACTTTACAAGAAAAAAACTTCTTAGACATTGCATATGTTTTATGATCGCGTAAGAAGTAAAGTTTTTTGACATTATCCATAGCTAAAGTGGAATATATTGCAATAGGAGCATTTTGTGCATAATTGTTATGGATGAGACACATTGACTTTGAAATCGAGATGTCGAAAATATGATAGAAGATCCACCAATTATATGATGAAAGATTTAATAATATGCAGAGAACTCTTATGTGAGTCTtggtcgaaattaattttaaaaatgagctAATTCCAACAAAAACAATTAAGGGTTAAAAGTGAATAGTAAATGATCGTACCTACGTCATTACTAGGTCATCATTGGGCTTGGCAGTAGCATAGCACAAAGATTATACTACCTAGGTCAAGTAATATTACCTAGCTTAGGTGTTAGTATCATATGAGTCACCAAATGATGTGTTTCAATTTCATTGCTAGCATCcaatgatcatgtcactaatgtatctttattttttagtattttttcttaatttactctatatttttaaggttttagggcctataaataccgtcTTCATGTTTGGCTGGTGAGAGCATCCATTGTGCTTGCAATGTTTTCCGATTCTCTATTAGAGGTTTGATTTTTATCTACTTTTTGGGCTTTAGTTGGATGACTAAGTTATAGAGATACCTATAAAAGATTGAATATTTCAAGCACAAGCTTTTTTTACCAATGCTTTGATAAAAGAAAGTTGTAGAGGATTGTTGATCTTCAAACTTTGGAGAGAAAAAAAACCAGTGAACGTCAATGGCCTCATAGATAGATAAAATAAGAATGGATCGTAGATCAAAaatattgaaccactataaaattagtatgTCTCCCtatcttatttttatgtttttctccTGTTCTTACTTATGAATCCCAAAATAATGAAAATGATTGAAAAACTTCTGTCAAGAGACTGAGAATATAGTTGAGAATGAAGTTGACACAATAAACGTGGCAAAATTTCTAAATAAAGATATGACAAATATCTACATCAaactatatatttttaagaatgtgtttttatttctatttatttTGAAAATGGCTATACCAAGAA comes from the Musa acuminata AAA Group cultivar baxijiao chromosome BXJ2-8, Cavendish_Baxijiao_AAA, whole genome shotgun sequence genome and includes:
- the LOC135619285 gene encoding 1-aminocyclopropane-1-carboxylate oxidase-like, which codes for MAIPVIDFSKLKGKQRAETLAQIANGCEEWGFFQLVNHGIPVELLDRVKKVCSECYRLRAKGFKGSKPVQLLNKLVEKEGEAADVKRLDNVDWEDVFLLQDDNEWPSNPPEFSEIMKEYREELRKLAEKVMEVMDENMGFENGYIKKVFSGNGEHQPFFGTKVSHYPPCPRLDLVNGLRAHTDAGGVILLFQDDQVGGLQILKDGKWIDVQPVANAIVINTGDQIEVLSNGRYKSVWHRVLTTSDGNRRSIASFYNPSLKATITPGISNDDAPALYPKFVFGDYMEVYVKQKFTAKEPRFDAVRAM